From Bombyx mori chromosome 10, ASM3026992v2, a single genomic window includes:
- the LOC119628388 gene encoding piggyBac transposable element-derived protein 4-like isoform X1, with product MRPRRGLGAARGRGAARGGGQRGVRGGRGGRRPRCARSLPFSHLGDENVEVETSPGPSGIPQRPSLTEQLKVAKVARLLDKKHENLLSADQKKELARLRDGKQVGNFKMPDAPEPQRGRGKGKGKGKGRGSEDSRMWRPCPLLPGVPTVPPPRVRQSWELQQQRPIDITAEQEGEDDDIESYFLPDITEDEEMRPPLLEDEEAVPSAGTPPQAKKRKIQFSPSMGIIQATALPQNIVPAEIELLGFTPSSTGTRTALDSGRSNYSMDIDINMERDFIEPGEGSEVDEGDSANMVGMIDISLKPRRIDDFPMDLDSIAEHEVVEVIQELDNAADEVLRNVVGPETDLLHFDWRGEPENFESVREAFTVPSTGPTFDNADLIPLDVFFKIWDADIIAYIVRETNRYGAELIRSTIPSKPNSRLSRWKDVTSDEILRFLAVLMLQSLVIDYVEREYWYAVIEELQIGNFKEIMTYNRFIVIKRCLHFIDNATLPVPPTKLDKIIPIIEHLNKKFKSLYVLEQNIAIDESLLLWKGRLSFAQKIATKRARVGIKSYELCESRTGYLWQMEVYTGKGHAHVVQDGEPEERGQESDEPESATAQIVLNLTRSLFDKGHTLIMDNFYNAPLLSRILKVQHKTDSMGTLRLNREFVPEALKKKTKKNMKEGEVAFSTTKDLSVVVWMDKNIVAMISSFHPIEVGGIEKYGYYRYKPQVVLDYNFSMGGIDHKDQMLSAYPIERSRNIIWYKKLFRRLLNVSMHNALVMFNHNRTHALRHREFRLQLAKQLLQSSRSAAPSRSLAPAARPEPAACIRDMHLPGKNTKKQRCKLCYSAKVQRSTVWRCTTCNVNLCIVGCYTVYHINLAQTPAV from the exons ATGAGACCACGTCGGGGCTTGGGAGCGGCGAGAGGACGTGGAGCTGCTCGAGGTGGTGGTCAGAGGGGCGTCAGGGGCGGTAGGGGTGGCCGTAGGCCACGCTGTGCCCGATCTTTGCCTTTTTCACa tcTTGGAGATGAAAACGTGGAAGTGGAAACTTCTCCAGGCCCATCTGGAATTCCACAACG GCCTTCATTGACAGAGCAATTGAAAGTCGCCAAGGTGGCGAGGCTTTTGGATAAAAAGCATGAGAATTTGCTGTCTGCGGACCAAAAAAAGGAGCTGGCCAGGCTGCGCGATGGCAAGCAAGTGGGCAATTTTAAAATGCCAGATGCTCCAGAACCACA aagaggaagaggaaagggaaagGGGAAGGGCAAAGGAAGGGGCAGTGAAGACTCGCGGATGTGGAGGCCATGCCCACTTTTACCTGGGGTACCAACTGTCCCTCCTCCACGTGTACGTCAGTCGTGGGAATTGCAACAGCAACGCCCGATTG ATATCACCGCGGAGCAGGAGGGTGAGGATGATGACATCGAAAGCTATTTTCTTCCAGATATCACCGAGGATGAGGAGATGCGTCCTCCCCTCCTCGAGGATGAGGAGGCCGTTCCTTCTGCAGGGACCCCACCTCAAGCGAA GAAACGCAAGATCCAATTTTCGCCCTCGATGGGGATCATCCAGGCTACTGCATTGCCTCAAAATATCGTGCCAGCAGAGATAGAACTCCTGGGGTTTACACCTT CTTCTACCGGTACTCGAACAGCGCTTGACTCTGGAAGAAGTAATTACAGTATGG ATATCGATATAAATATGGAGCGTGACTTCATAGAGCCTGGCGAAGGCAGCGAAGTAGATGAAGGTGATTCGGCGAATATGGTCGGTATGATCGATATTTCTTTGAAACCAAGACGAATCGATGATTTTCCGATGGACTTAGACAGTATTGCTGAACATGAGGTAGTTGAGGTGATACAGGAGCTGGACAATGCTGCCGACGAAGTCCTTCGGAACGTGGTAGGACCGGAAACCGATCTGCTTCATTTTGACTGGCGAGGCGAGCCGGAAAATTTTGAGTCTGTCAGGGAAGCATTTACTGTGCCATCTACTGGACCAACGTTTGATAACGCCGATTTAATTCCCTTAGATGTTTTTTTCAAGATTTGGGATGCAGATATTATTGCTTACATCGTGCGCGAAACCAACCGCTACGGTGCTGAGCTAATAAGGTCGACCATTCCATCCAAGCCAAATTCTAGATTAAGCCGTTGGAAAGACGTCACCAGTGACGAAATCCTACGGTTTTTAGcagttttaatgttacagtcaCTAGTTATAGATTATGTGGAGCGCGAATATTGGTATGCCGTGATTGAAGAACTCCAAATAggcaattttaaagaaataatgacTTATAACCGTTTCATCGTCATCAAACGTTGTCTCCATTTTATAGACAATGCCACTTTGCCCGTGCCGCCTACCAAACTCGATAAAATCATCCCCATCATAGAGCacctaaacaaaaaatttaagtcTTTATACGTACTAGAACAAAATATAGCAATTGACGAGTCACTCCTTCTTTGGAAGGGGCGCCTCTCATTTGCGCAAAAAATTGCTACAAAAAGAGCTCGAGTAGGTATAAAGTCTTACGAGTTATGTGAATCCAGGACTGGATATTTATGGCAGATGGAGGTCTACACGGGCAAAGGGCACGCACATGTGGTACAAGACGGGGAGCCGGAAGAGCGCGGGCAAGAGTCTGACGAGCCGGAGAGTGCCACGGCCCAGATTGTGCTGAACTTAACGAGATCACTTTTTGATAAAGGCCATACATTAATAATGGACAATTTTTATAATGCGCCACTTTTGTCTCGGATCCTAAAAGTTCAGCACAAGACTGATTCGATGGGTACTCTACGACTTAACAGAGAGTTTGTCCCCGaagctcttaaaaaaaaaacaaaaaaaaacatgaaggaGGGCGAGGTGGCATTCAGCACAACCAAAGACCTCAGTGTGGTTGTGTGGATGGACAAAAATATTGTGGCAATGATTTCTTCTTTCCATCCCATAGAAGTCGGCGGCATTGAAAAATACGGTTATTACCGGTACAAACCGCAAGTTGTTCTTGATTATAATTTCTCAATGGGCGGCATCGACCACAAAGATCAAATGCTGTCTGCCTATCCCATTGAGAGATCACGTAACATAATCTGGTACAAAAAATTATTTCGCCGACTTTTAAATGTATCGATGCATAATGCTCTCGTGATGTTCAACCACAACCGCACTCACGCCCTTCGTCACCGTGAATTCCGCCTGCAGTTGGCAAAGCAACTGCTGCAAAGCAGCAGATCAGCAGCACCTTCCCGGTCTTTAGCACCGGCAGCACGACCAGAACCAGCGGCATGCATACGGGACATGCACTTGCCaggaaaaaatacaaaaaaacagcGCTGCAAGCTCTGCTACTCTGCCAAAGTGCAGCGCTCGACGGTGTGGCGGTGTACCACCTGCAATGTCAATCTGTGTATCGTAGGATGCTACACCGTATACCATATCAATCTAGCGCAAACGCCCGCCGTTTag
- the LOC119628388 gene encoding piggyBac transposable element-derived protein 4-like isoform X2, translating to MPDAPEPQRGRGKGKGKGKGRGSEDSRMWRPCPLLPGVPTVPPPRVRQSWELQQQRPIDITAEQEGEDDDIESYFLPDITEDEEMRPPLLEDEEAVPSAGTPPQAKKRKIQFSPSMGIIQATALPQNIVPAEIELLGFTPSSTGTRTALDSGRSNYSMDIDINMERDFIEPGEGSEVDEGDSANMVGMIDISLKPRRIDDFPMDLDSIAEHEVVEVIQELDNAADEVLRNVVGPETDLLHFDWRGEPENFESVREAFTVPSTGPTFDNADLIPLDVFFKIWDADIIAYIVRETNRYGAELIRSTIPSKPNSRLSRWKDVTSDEILRFLAVLMLQSLVIDYVEREYWYAVIEELQIGNFKEIMTYNRFIVIKRCLHFIDNATLPVPPTKLDKIIPIIEHLNKKFKSLYVLEQNIAIDESLLLWKGRLSFAQKIATKRARVGIKSYELCESRTGYLWQMEVYTGKGHAHVVQDGEPEERGQESDEPESATAQIVLNLTRSLFDKGHTLIMDNFYNAPLLSRILKVQHKTDSMGTLRLNREFVPEALKKKTKKNMKEGEVAFSTTKDLSVVVWMDKNIVAMISSFHPIEVGGIEKYGYYRYKPQVVLDYNFSMGGIDHKDQMLSAYPIERSRNIIWYKKLFRRLLNVSMHNALVMFNHNRTHALRHREFRLQLAKQLLQSSRSAAPSRSLAPAARPEPAACIRDMHLPGKNTKKQRCKLCYSAKVQRSTVWRCTTCNVNLCIVGCYTVYHINLAQTPAV from the exons ATGCCAGATGCTCCAGAACCACA aagaggaagaggaaagggaaagGGGAAGGGCAAAGGAAGGGGCAGTGAAGACTCGCGGATGTGGAGGCCATGCCCACTTTTACCTGGGGTACCAACTGTCCCTCCTCCACGTGTACGTCAGTCGTGGGAATTGCAACAGCAACGCCCGATTG ATATCACCGCGGAGCAGGAGGGTGAGGATGATGACATCGAAAGCTATTTTCTTCCAGATATCACCGAGGATGAGGAGATGCGTCCTCCCCTCCTCGAGGATGAGGAGGCCGTTCCTTCTGCAGGGACCCCACCTCAAGCGAA GAAACGCAAGATCCAATTTTCGCCCTCGATGGGGATCATCCAGGCTACTGCATTGCCTCAAAATATCGTGCCAGCAGAGATAGAACTCCTGGGGTTTACACCTT CTTCTACCGGTACTCGAACAGCGCTTGACTCTGGAAGAAGTAATTACAGTATGG ATATCGATATAAATATGGAGCGTGACTTCATAGAGCCTGGCGAAGGCAGCGAAGTAGATGAAGGTGATTCGGCGAATATGGTCGGTATGATCGATATTTCTTTGAAACCAAGACGAATCGATGATTTTCCGATGGACTTAGACAGTATTGCTGAACATGAGGTAGTTGAGGTGATACAGGAGCTGGACAATGCTGCCGACGAAGTCCTTCGGAACGTGGTAGGACCGGAAACCGATCTGCTTCATTTTGACTGGCGAGGCGAGCCGGAAAATTTTGAGTCTGTCAGGGAAGCATTTACTGTGCCATCTACTGGACCAACGTTTGATAACGCCGATTTAATTCCCTTAGATGTTTTTTTCAAGATTTGGGATGCAGATATTATTGCTTACATCGTGCGCGAAACCAACCGCTACGGTGCTGAGCTAATAAGGTCGACCATTCCATCCAAGCCAAATTCTAGATTAAGCCGTTGGAAAGACGTCACCAGTGACGAAATCCTACGGTTTTTAGcagttttaatgttacagtcaCTAGTTATAGATTATGTGGAGCGCGAATATTGGTATGCCGTGATTGAAGAACTCCAAATAggcaattttaaagaaataatgacTTATAACCGTTTCATCGTCATCAAACGTTGTCTCCATTTTATAGACAATGCCACTTTGCCCGTGCCGCCTACCAAACTCGATAAAATCATCCCCATCATAGAGCacctaaacaaaaaatttaagtcTTTATACGTACTAGAACAAAATATAGCAATTGACGAGTCACTCCTTCTTTGGAAGGGGCGCCTCTCATTTGCGCAAAAAATTGCTACAAAAAGAGCTCGAGTAGGTATAAAGTCTTACGAGTTATGTGAATCCAGGACTGGATATTTATGGCAGATGGAGGTCTACACGGGCAAAGGGCACGCACATGTGGTACAAGACGGGGAGCCGGAAGAGCGCGGGCAAGAGTCTGACGAGCCGGAGAGTGCCACGGCCCAGATTGTGCTGAACTTAACGAGATCACTTTTTGATAAAGGCCATACATTAATAATGGACAATTTTTATAATGCGCCACTTTTGTCTCGGATCCTAAAAGTTCAGCACAAGACTGATTCGATGGGTACTCTACGACTTAACAGAGAGTTTGTCCCCGaagctcttaaaaaaaaaacaaaaaaaaacatgaaggaGGGCGAGGTGGCATTCAGCACAACCAAAGACCTCAGTGTGGTTGTGTGGATGGACAAAAATATTGTGGCAATGATTTCTTCTTTCCATCCCATAGAAGTCGGCGGCATTGAAAAATACGGTTATTACCGGTACAAACCGCAAGTTGTTCTTGATTATAATTTCTCAATGGGCGGCATCGACCACAAAGATCAAATGCTGTCTGCCTATCCCATTGAGAGATCACGTAACATAATCTGGTACAAAAAATTATTTCGCCGACTTTTAAATGTATCGATGCATAATGCTCTCGTGATGTTCAACCACAACCGCACTCACGCCCTTCGTCACCGTGAATTCCGCCTGCAGTTGGCAAAGCAACTGCTGCAAAGCAGCAGATCAGCAGCACCTTCCCGGTCTTTAGCACCGGCAGCACGACCAGAACCAGCGGCATGCATACGGGACATGCACTTGCCaggaaaaaatacaaaaaaacagcGCTGCAAGCTCTGCTACTCTGCCAAAGTGCAGCGCTCGACGGTGTGGCGGTGTACCACCTGCAATGTCAATCTGTGTATCGTAGGATGCTACACCGTATACCATATCAATCTAGCGCAAACGCCCGCCGTTTag
- the LOC100302733 gene encoding sarco/endoplasmic reticulum calcium ATPase isoform X2, with amino-acid sequence MEDAHTKSVEEVLKYFGTDPDKGLSPDQIKRNQEKYGPNELPTEEGKSIWQLVLEQFDDLLVKILLLAAIISFVLALFEEHEDAFSAFVEPFVILLILIANAVVGVWQERNAESAIEALKEYEPEMGKVIRGDKSGVQKIRAKEIVPGDVVEVSVGDKIPADIRLIKIYSTTIRIDQSILTGESVSVIKHTDPIPDPRAVNQDKKNILFSGTNVAAGKARGIVIGTGLNTAIGKIRTEMSETEEIKTPLQQKLDEFGEQLSKVISVICVAVWAINIGHFNDPAHGGSWIKGAVYYFKIAVALAVAAIPEGLPAVITTCLALGTRRMAKKNAIVRSLPSVETLGCTSVICSDKTGTLTTNQMSVSRMFIFEKIEGGDSSFLEFEITGSTYEPIGDVYLKGQKVKAAEFDALHEIGTICVMCNDSAIDFNEFKQAFEKVGEATETALIVLAEKMNPFNVPKTGLDRRSSAIVVRQEIETKWKKEFTLEFSRDRKSMSTYCTPLKPSRLGNGPKLFVKGAPEGVLERCTHARVGTSKVPLTTTLKNRILDLTRQYGTGRDTLRCLALATADNPLKPDEMDLGDSTKFYTYEVNLTFVGVVGMLDPPRKEVFDSIVRCRAAGIRVIVITGDNKSTAEAICRRIGVFGEDEDTTGKSFSGREFDDLPIAEQRSACAKARLFSRVEPAHKSKIVEYLQSMNEISAMTGDGVNDAPALKKAEIGIAMGSGTAVAKSAAEMVLADDNFSSIVAAVEEGRAIYNNMKQFIRYLISSNIGEVVSIFLTAALGLPEALIPVQLLWVNLVTDGLPATALGFNPPDLDIMDKPPRKADEGLISGWLFFRYMAIGGYVGAATVGAASWWFMYSPYGPQMTYWQLTHHLQCISGGDEFKGVDCKVFTDPHPMTMALSVLVTIEMLNAMNSLSENQSLVTMPPWSNLWLVGSMALSFTLHFVILYVEVLSAVFQVTPLSLDEWVTVMKFSVPVVLLDEVLKFVARKISDAQPSWKL; translated from the exons AACTGCCTACGGAGGAAG GCAAAAGTATATGGCAGTTAGTCTTGGAACAATTCGACGACCTCTTAGTCAAGATTTTGCTGTTAGCTGCTATTATTTCATTC GTATTAGCTTTATTTGAAGAGCACGAAGATGCATTCTCAGCCTTCGTTGAACCTTTCGTTATTTTACTAATTCTTATTGCTAACGCTGTAGTAGGAGTATGGCAG GAAAGAAACGCCGAATCTGCCATCGAAGCTTTAAAAGAATACGAACCTGAAATGGGTAAAGTCATAAGAGGAGACAAATCTGGAGTACAAAAAATCCGTGCCAAGGAAATTGTTCCCGGGGACGTTGTTGAAGTGTCCGTTGGTGACAAGATCCCTGCTGACATTCGCCTTATCAAAATCTACTCCACCACAATCCGTATCGATCAGTCTATCCTGACTGGTGAATCTGTCTCGGTCATCAAACACACCGACCCCATTCCTGACCCCCGCGCCGTGAACCAAGACAAGAAGAACATTCTCTTCTCTGGTACTAATGTCGCAGCCGGTAAAGCTCGCGGTATCGTCATCGGTACTGGACTCAACACTGCCATCGGTAAGATCCGTACTGAAATGTCAGAAACCGAAGAAATCAAAACTCCTCTCCAACAGAAACTTGATGAGTTTGGTGAGCAGCTCTCTAAAGTAATCTCAGTTATCTGTGTCGCTGTGTGGGCTATTAACATCGGACACTTTAACGACCCCGCTCACGGTGGAAGTTGGATCAAGGGCGCCGTCTACTACTTCAAAATTGCCGTCGCTTTAGCCGTCGCTGCCATCCCTGAAGGTCTTCCGGCCGTCATCACCACTTGTCTCGCTTTGGGTACCAGAAGAATGGCTAAGAAAAACGCTATCGTAAGGTCTCTACCGTCAGTCGAAACCCTTGGCTGCACATCCGTCATCTGCTCCGACAAGACCGGCACACTGACCACTAACCAAATGTCCGTATCGCGCATGTTCATCTTTGAAAAGATCGAAGGTGGCGACAGCAGCTTcctcgagtttgaaatcactgGCTCAACTTATGAACCAATCGGCGACGTTTATCTGAAAGGACAGAAAGTTAAGGCTGCCGAATTTGATGCTCTTCACGAGATCGGTACCATCTGCGTAATGTGCAATGACTCCGCTATTGATTTCAACGAATTCAAACAGGCGTTCGAAAAGGTCGGCGAAGCTACCGAGACTGCTCTGATTGTTCTTGCTGAAAAAATGAATCCCTTCAATGTTCCTAAGACTGGCTTAGATCGCCGATCCTCTGCTATTGTTGTGCGTCAAGAAATTGAGACCAAGTGGAAGAAAGAATTCACTCTCGAGTTCTCTCGTGACAGGAAATCTATGTCGACATACTGCACACCCCTCAAACCCTCGCGCCTCGGCAACGGACCCAAACTATTTGTCAAGGGAGCACCCGAAGGTGTACTCGAACGTTGCACACACGCTCGCGTCGGCACCAGCAAGGTTCCTCTGACCACGACCCTGAAGAACCGCATCTTGGACCTGACCCGCCAGTACGGTACTGGTCGCGATACGCTGCGTTGCTTGGCCCTGGCCACGGCCGATAACCCCCTCAAACCCGACGAAATGGATCTTGGTGACTCCACCAAATTCTACACTTACGAAGTCAACCTTACGTTCGTCGGAGTCGTCGGCATGTTGGACCCCCCTCGTAAAGAAGTTTTCGACTCGATCGTTCGTTGTCGCGCTGCCGGTATTCGCGTAATCGTCATCACCGGTGACAACAAGTCCACTGCCGAAGCCATCTGCAG GCGTATCGGTGTATTCGGAGAGGACGAAGATACCACTGGCAAATCTTTCTCCGGTCGCGAGTTCGATGACCTGCCCATCGCCGAGCAGCGCAGCGCCTGCGCCAAGGCTCGCCTGTTCTCGCGCGTGGAGCCCGCGCACAAGTCTAAGATCGTAGAGTACCTGCAGAGCATGAACGAGATCTCCGCCATG ACTGGTGACGGTGTGAATGACGCACCGGCTCTGAAGAAGGCCGAGATTGGTATTGCCATGGGATCCGGCACGGCCGTCGCGAAGTCCGCCGCCGAGATGGTGTTGGCCGACGACAACTTCTCCTCCATCGTCGCTGCTGTTGAGGAAG GTCGCGCCATTTACAACAACATGAAGCAGTTCATCCGCTATCTGATCTCATCCAACATCGGTGAGGTGGTCTCGATCTTCTTGACTGCCGCTCTGGGTCTGCCCGAAGCTCTGATCCCCGTCCAACTGCTGTGGGTGAACCTGGTCACTGACGGTCTGCCCGCTACCGCCCTCGGATTCAATCCTCCCGATCTCGACATCATGGACAAGCCCCCTCGCAAGGCTGACGAAGGTCTCATCTCCGGATGGCTGTTCTTCAG ATACATGGCTATCGGTGGCTACGTAGGTGCGGCCACAGTCGGCGCTGCCTCCTGGTGGTTCATGTACTCCCCGTACGGACCTCAAATGACATACTGGCAACTCACTCATCACTTACAATGTATCAGCGGTGGTGATGAATTTAAG GGTGTTGACTGCAAAGTGTTCACTGACCCTCACCCGATGACGATGGCTCTCTCAGTGCTGGTCACAATCGAGATGTTAAACGCCATGAACAGCTTGTCTGAGAACCAGTCTCTGGTCACCATGCCGCCCTGGTCAAACTTGTGGCTCGTCGGCTCCATGGCGCTCTCCTTCACTCTTCATTTCGTCATCCTCTACGTCGAGGTTCTTTCG GCCGTGTTCCAAGTGACGCCGCTGTCGCTCGACGAGTGGGTAACCGTAATGAAGTTCTCAGTACCCGTGGTACTGCTGGATGAAGTGCTCAAATTCGTCGCGCGCAAGATCTCCGATG CCCAGCCGTCGTGGAAGCTGTAA
- the LOC100302733 gene encoding sarco/endoplasmic reticulum calcium ATPase isoform X1, with protein MEDAHTKSVEEVLKYFGTDPDKGLSPDQIKRNQEKYGPNELPTEEGKSIWQLVLEQFDDLLVKILLLAAIISFVLALFEEHEDAFSAFVEPFVILLILIANAVVGVWQERNAESAIEALKEYEPEMGKVIRGDKSGVQKIRAKEIVPGDVVEVSVGDKIPADIRLIKIYSTTIRIDQSILTGESVSVIKHTDPIPDPRAVNQDKKNILFSGTNVAAGKARGIVIGTGLNTAIGKIRTEMSETEEIKTPLQQKLDEFGEQLSKVISVICVAVWAINIGHFNDPAHGGSWIKGAVYYFKIAVALAVAAIPEGLPAVITTCLALGTRRMAKKNAIVRSLPSVETLGCTSVICSDKTGTLTTNQMSVSRMFIFEKIEGGDSSFLEFEITGSTYEPIGDVYLKGQKVKAAEFDALHEIGTICVMCNDSAIDFNEFKQAFEKVGEATETALIVLAEKMNPFNVPKTGLDRRSSAIVVRQEIETKWKKEFTLEFSRDRKSMSTYCTPLKPSRLGNGPKLFVKGAPEGVLERCTHARVGTSKVPLTTTLKNRILDLTRQYGTGRDTLRCLALATADNPLKPDEMDLGDSTKFYTYEVNLTFVGVVGMLDPPRKEVFDSIVRCRAAGIRVIVITGDNKSTAEAICRRIGVFGEDEDTTGKSFSGREFDDLPIAEQRSACAKARLFSRVEPAHKSKIVEYLQSMNEISAMTGDGVNDAPALKKAEIGIAMGSGTAVAKSAAEMVLADDNFSSIVAAVEEGRAIYNNMKQFIRYLISSNIGEVVSIFLTAALGLPEALIPVQLLWVNLVTDGLPATALGFNPPDLDIMDKPPRKADEGLISGWLFFRYMAIGGYVGAATVGAASWWFMYSPYGPQMTYWQLTHHLQCISGGDEFKGVDCKVFTDPHPMTMALSVLVTIEMLNAMNSLSENQSLVTMPPWSNLWLVGSMALSFTLHFVILYVEVLSAVFQVTPLSLDEWVTVMKFSVPVVLLDEVLKFVARKISDGETRTVLDWLHGMQWIVLMWAVFFGIIIYGPL; from the exons AACTGCCTACGGAGGAAG GCAAAAGTATATGGCAGTTAGTCTTGGAACAATTCGACGACCTCTTAGTCAAGATTTTGCTGTTAGCTGCTATTATTTCATTC GTATTAGCTTTATTTGAAGAGCACGAAGATGCATTCTCAGCCTTCGTTGAACCTTTCGTTATTTTACTAATTCTTATTGCTAACGCTGTAGTAGGAGTATGGCAG GAAAGAAACGCCGAATCTGCCATCGAAGCTTTAAAAGAATACGAACCTGAAATGGGTAAAGTCATAAGAGGAGACAAATCTGGAGTACAAAAAATCCGTGCCAAGGAAATTGTTCCCGGGGACGTTGTTGAAGTGTCCGTTGGTGACAAGATCCCTGCTGACATTCGCCTTATCAAAATCTACTCCACCACAATCCGTATCGATCAGTCTATCCTGACTGGTGAATCTGTCTCGGTCATCAAACACACCGACCCCATTCCTGACCCCCGCGCCGTGAACCAAGACAAGAAGAACATTCTCTTCTCTGGTACTAATGTCGCAGCCGGTAAAGCTCGCGGTATCGTCATCGGTACTGGACTCAACACTGCCATCGGTAAGATCCGTACTGAAATGTCAGAAACCGAAGAAATCAAAACTCCTCTCCAACAGAAACTTGATGAGTTTGGTGAGCAGCTCTCTAAAGTAATCTCAGTTATCTGTGTCGCTGTGTGGGCTATTAACATCGGACACTTTAACGACCCCGCTCACGGTGGAAGTTGGATCAAGGGCGCCGTCTACTACTTCAAAATTGCCGTCGCTTTAGCCGTCGCTGCCATCCCTGAAGGTCTTCCGGCCGTCATCACCACTTGTCTCGCTTTGGGTACCAGAAGAATGGCTAAGAAAAACGCTATCGTAAGGTCTCTACCGTCAGTCGAAACCCTTGGCTGCACATCCGTCATCTGCTCCGACAAGACCGGCACACTGACCACTAACCAAATGTCCGTATCGCGCATGTTCATCTTTGAAAAGATCGAAGGTGGCGACAGCAGCTTcctcgagtttgaaatcactgGCTCAACTTATGAACCAATCGGCGACGTTTATCTGAAAGGACAGAAAGTTAAGGCTGCCGAATTTGATGCTCTTCACGAGATCGGTACCATCTGCGTAATGTGCAATGACTCCGCTATTGATTTCAACGAATTCAAACAGGCGTTCGAAAAGGTCGGCGAAGCTACCGAGACTGCTCTGATTGTTCTTGCTGAAAAAATGAATCCCTTCAATGTTCCTAAGACTGGCTTAGATCGCCGATCCTCTGCTATTGTTGTGCGTCAAGAAATTGAGACCAAGTGGAAGAAAGAATTCACTCTCGAGTTCTCTCGTGACAGGAAATCTATGTCGACATACTGCACACCCCTCAAACCCTCGCGCCTCGGCAACGGACCCAAACTATTTGTCAAGGGAGCACCCGAAGGTGTACTCGAACGTTGCACACACGCTCGCGTCGGCACCAGCAAGGTTCCTCTGACCACGACCCTGAAGAACCGCATCTTGGACCTGACCCGCCAGTACGGTACTGGTCGCGATACGCTGCGTTGCTTGGCCCTGGCCACGGCCGATAACCCCCTCAAACCCGACGAAATGGATCTTGGTGACTCCACCAAATTCTACACTTACGAAGTCAACCTTACGTTCGTCGGAGTCGTCGGCATGTTGGACCCCCCTCGTAAAGAAGTTTTCGACTCGATCGTTCGTTGTCGCGCTGCCGGTATTCGCGTAATCGTCATCACCGGTGACAACAAGTCCACTGCCGAAGCCATCTGCAG GCGTATCGGTGTATTCGGAGAGGACGAAGATACCACTGGCAAATCTTTCTCCGGTCGCGAGTTCGATGACCTGCCCATCGCCGAGCAGCGCAGCGCCTGCGCCAAGGCTCGCCTGTTCTCGCGCGTGGAGCCCGCGCACAAGTCTAAGATCGTAGAGTACCTGCAGAGCATGAACGAGATCTCCGCCATG ACTGGTGACGGTGTGAATGACGCACCGGCTCTGAAGAAGGCCGAGATTGGTATTGCCATGGGATCCGGCACGGCCGTCGCGAAGTCCGCCGCCGAGATGGTGTTGGCCGACGACAACTTCTCCTCCATCGTCGCTGCTGTTGAGGAAG GTCGCGCCATTTACAACAACATGAAGCAGTTCATCCGCTATCTGATCTCATCCAACATCGGTGAGGTGGTCTCGATCTTCTTGACTGCCGCTCTGGGTCTGCCCGAAGCTCTGATCCCCGTCCAACTGCTGTGGGTGAACCTGGTCACTGACGGTCTGCCCGCTACCGCCCTCGGATTCAATCCTCCCGATCTCGACATCATGGACAAGCCCCCTCGCAAGGCTGACGAAGGTCTCATCTCCGGATGGCTGTTCTTCAG ATACATGGCTATCGGTGGCTACGTAGGTGCGGCCACAGTCGGCGCTGCCTCCTGGTGGTTCATGTACTCCCCGTACGGACCTCAAATGACATACTGGCAACTCACTCATCACTTACAATGTATCAGCGGTGGTGATGAATTTAAG GGTGTTGACTGCAAAGTGTTCACTGACCCTCACCCGATGACGATGGCTCTCTCAGTGCTGGTCACAATCGAGATGTTAAACGCCATGAACAGCTTGTCTGAGAACCAGTCTCTGGTCACCATGCCGCCCTGGTCAAACTTGTGGCTCGTCGGCTCCATGGCGCTCTCCTTCACTCTTCATTTCGTCATCCTCTACGTCGAGGTTCTTTCG GCCGTGTTCCAAGTGACGCCGCTGTCGCTCGACGAGTGGGTAACCGTAATGAAGTTCTCAGTACCCGTGGTACTGCTGGATGAAGTGCTCAAATTCGTCGCGCGCAAGATCTCCGATGGTGAGACGCGCACTGTCCTAGACTGGCTCCACGGCATGCAATGGATTGTGCTCATGTGGGCCGTCTTCTTTGGCATCATCATCTACGGACCACTATAA